TTTCTTCTATGGGAATATCACGCAGATAATTGGTCTTTCTATTGGAAAAAGACAATTGAGGGAAATTAGCTAAATATTTCTTGTAGTTATTAATGCAAAATTTCTCAGTGATGAAATTGCGATCCCACTTCTCAAACGCTTTCCAATTCAACGGAAAGTTTTTGATCATCACCGGAATATTTTGTTTTTCATACGTTTCAATAAATTCATCCGTTGAAATAGCTTCAATCACCTGCACTGGCTCATAACTCTTTTGGCGATTGTCTTGCTTTTTTCTAATCAGGTTTTTTAAGACTGATACACTATCTAGGGTTTCTGACATGGTGAGTTAAACTAAAACGACATTGGATTGATTTAAACCTTGCTCTGCCAAAACTTGATCGATACTCATAGCGTTAATCTCATAAGTTTCACCCAGTTTTTCCAGTAATGTCTTTTCAATGAATTGGCATTGATCGTCAGGAGTATAGCCACTAATTCGCGATCGACAGATACAAACCATCTGAATCTCAACGTTGTGGGATACCAAAAAGTTAACTAACTGTTCAATCCGATTAACAATCGCATCCTCTGAGACTTTCAATTGTCTATCAAAAGAGTCATCTGTGAACGGAAAATCATGAAATTGAATATAGTATCGATTCTCTTCAACTCGAATGGAAAAACGGCTGCCATAAAAAATTCTCAAGAAATGATATCGATCTTGGATTAAGGATTCATACTGCTCTTTCGTAATTTCAAGAATGCCTTCACCTTCAAAGACTTGCTCATTACAAGAAAAGTAATCTAAGTCGATATCTAGAACTACAGTTTGATCGTCTGGGAATTCATCATCCACCGTCAAATGTTGAATTTTGGCCAGCTTGCAAGAGGGATCGCCTAATAACTTAATCACATTTTTTAGACCCGTTTCTTCAGGCTTCAGGGGTTTGGCGACTAAGATATCATGCTCTGGATTGGGAAAGTACAGTTTATAAGTACGCCTTTTTGTCGATAATTTAGGCGAGGGATGTCTGAGCCAATATTCTTCCTTAAAGACTCCCTGATAGAGGGCGGGTACAATAAAATTGGCAATGTTTAGCTCATTGTAAGTAAACTGATAAACCTCGGATAGATCGCGGGTATTCAGTTGATCTAGCGGCTTTTTGAAGCTCGGATAATTAAAGTCTGAATGCTCATCGACATGAAACAAAATATTATCAGATTCTGGGATTAATTTTTTATGGATTGCATAATGCCAGATCAAAAAAGCTTCGTTGTGTTCTTCAAAAGTAAAAACGGGAATCATTATTAATCCTTAAATTAACTTTAACTGACTCTGATTAATTGGCGTTAGGAGGCGGAAATTGGTAAGCGACTGTAACTCGCAGTTTATTACATAAACGACTGGGAGCGCAACCCCGATGAGGGATAGTATTATCAAAAATAATTACTCGTCCGGGTTTAGGGAGACAACTATAGATCAGATCGGCCTGACTCAAATCACGATGGCTATAAAATTTGGTTTCTCCATCCCAATCTGCTCTCCACATGGGATTGATATAACAAACTGCTGTTTGTCCTGGATTCTCTAAATTTTCTGAATCCCGATGAATACTATCTCCGAGGGCAAAAACATGACCATTGACGATCGTTCTGGGAGTATCGGGTTTATAGTCGAGTTGTTCGGTAACAAGTTGTCTGAGTTGATCGATACTGTCTGGAAACTCTTCTGTTGCCCAAAAAGAAGTAAATAGGTCGTCTTCATCTCCGTAGTTTTTAAACTCCCAACGCAAGCCAGATTGATAGTAGTTATAGATCTCTGTTAATAAGTCGTGGGGGATTAGGTTATCATAGACTCTGATCCGACCAGAGTCTAGTTTGACTTCAGTGAGTGAGGCTGAGGAAGAACGACCAGAGGAGGAGCCAGATGGACGCTTTGATTCGGATAACTGCATAGAACTGACAATTTTTTTCTTCTCTTGCTTGTACTCTTCTCTTAATTGGTTATTTTCCCAAATTTCATCTAAGGAGAGAAATTGCAATGGATAAATTTGGCTCAGGCGCTCTACCAGTTGTTCTTGAATCCATGGCCATTGTTCTTCTCCCCTGAAGCCACTGATTTGAGAGCGACGAATACAAATCAGTTTGGGATCGATACTATTTTGCTTTAAGAAATCAACCAGTTCATCTATTCTCTGAAGCTGGTCTTCTGGATGAGCAGGACTGGAATTGATACTGAAGTAATCGGAGACAATATCCAAAACGACACCTTGCCGATCGGGTTGATCTAAAATGGTCGATTTGGGGTTTAATGTCTGAAATTCTTGGAGTTTATATTTCGGTTTGATCAGCCATTGCAAGAAAGTCTGGGAATCGATTTCTTCTTTGTGGAACGTTTTGTAGGTTAAAATCTCTCCACTTTGAGAGGTATAAGTACAAACCCACAGGGATTGAGACGGTACTTCTTGATTGGGATAAAGCCAATAGACTTCCTTAAACAAACCCCGATGGATCATGGGTACAAGGAAATGAGCGATGGATATCTCGTGGGGATAAATACCATACAGTGCTGCTAAATTAGGCTGGTCATTAATATATCGATTGATATGAAGGAGAATATTCCCGTCTTCAGAGATCAATTGTTTGTGTATGGCATAGTGCCATAGGATAGAAGACTCTTTCCGGTCTTCAAATATAACGGTATGGATCATTTTTGTCTTCGTTATTATTACGGGGTTTTATGTTTTTTTTGAACTATGTAGTCGCTCTAAATCTTGAAGCTAAATAATGGTAAATACTTACCCACAGTAACCCACAAGACTCATCAAAATCCATTAAATTTAATATTTTCTTAAAATGTATAAATAAAATATAAAGAAAAACAAGATAGCCTTGTCAATTCAGAAAGTACCTGGTTATGATGGCGGGCAAAGTTAGACCGAACTTAACCAACTTACATAAGGAGTTTTTGCTCAATGTCCATTGAATCTTTGTCTAAAAAAATCTCAGAATCCTCAGAATGGTCTCAAAAGTTTGAAGCTTGTGAGACAAACGACCAAGTTATTTTGACTCTTCTGAAGGGATCGGTAGACTTAGGTGAAGGAAACTTAACTGTTAATGAGTTGGTATCCTTCATTGATAATTTGAGTTCCGCAGACGATCAAGAGCTAGATGATGCGGAATTGGAAGCAGCAGCCGGTGGTGGCTGGGCCCGTCGGTCTTGGAGACGTGCCAGTAGAGGAACTTGGTAGTTGTACCCTGAATTCAACTTCACAGTTTGACCCAACGTTCAAGATATAGTATGGAGATTAAGAAGCTATGTCAATTGAATCCCTGTCTAAAAAAATCGCGGAATCTTCGGAATGGTCTCAGAAACTGGAAAGTGCTGAGAGTAATGAACAACTCGTTTTAACTCTCCTGAAGGGATCGGTAGACTTAGGTGAAGGAGACTTAACCACTAGCGAGCTGGTGTCCTTCATTGATAATTTGAGTTCCGCAGACGATCAAGAGCTAGATGATGCGGAATTGGAAGCAGCAGCCGGTGGTGGCTGGGCCCGTCGGGCTTGGAGAGGTGTCTCTAGAGTTTGGTAGTTTTGTCGCTAACCCACTGACCTGAACAACTATAAATCTCATGCAAGGTTTGTATCTTGATAAATATCTAGATATAAACCTTGTTGAGTTTTACAGCCCTTTTGCCTGTTGCCTGTTGCCTGTTGCCTGTTGCCTGTTGCCTTTTGCCTTTTGCCTTAACTGATAATGAATCAAAACCTAACTACTCAAACCCTGATTCGAGGTAATGAACCGCTTCTGTTGAATGACCCTAATCGAGTTTGGTTAATTGAGTCAGGTTCAATGGTCGTTTTTGCGGTCAATGTGGTGGATGGAGTGGCTCAAGGAGCGCGTCGTTATTTGTTTAGTGCTACAGCAAATGAAACTCTATTTGGGTTGGGCGATCTAAGCAATGCTCCTTATCAACTGCTGGCGATCGCCATAGAAGAAACAGCACTAACATCATGGAGTCTGAACGATTTTCTTGAGCCAGGACAAGGCAATGGCCATCATGCAGACTTTGCACAAATGCATGTGGAACAGTGGAGATCTCGCCTCAGCTCCCCTTTTTCCCATACCAATATTCCCTTTACGCCTCCAACGCTTGAAAACCTGGAATCCACTGCCGTTCTGTCTTCCTATCTCGATCACCTGCATCAAGACTTTCTCCACAGTTTAGACCAACTCGAACAGGAAGAACTAGCGGATAAACTCACCCAATTTCAAGAGCGCCAACGGCTGAATCAAAACACTCAGCGCAGCAGTATTGGCGATCTCGTCTCTGTCCTCAAACCCAAACAAGCGGAATTTCTGCAAGAAGGAACGCCTCTGTTGGTGGCTGCGGGGGCAGTGGGACGCTCCATGGGGCTTGAAATTCGCCCTCCTGCACACTCAGAAAATACGGAGCGGACGAAAAACCCCCTCGATGCGATCGCCCGCGCTTCCGGTATTCGCATTCGTCGCGTTCTATTGAGCGATCGCTGGTGGGAAAAAGACTGCGGCGCTCTCCTGGCCTATACTCAAGAGGATAACCATCCCGTTGCCCTGCTACCGGGAAAACGGGGCGGCTACGACCTCTTCGATCCCATTGCCGAAGCCCGCACACCCATCACTCGCGCCCTCGCTTTCCAACTCGATCCCGTTGCCTACACCTTTTATCGACCGTTCCCAGATAAACATCTGAATTTCCTGGAACTGTTGCGGTTTTCCCTGCGAGGTTTAGGACTCGATGTAATTACCATTGTGCTGATGGGCATTCTCGCCTCCTTAGTGGGAATGGTGGTTCCCCAAGCCACCGGTATTCTGATGGATCAAGCCATTCCCGATGCCAACCGCAGCCTAGTATGGCAAATTGGACTTGCTCTCTTAGCGGCTAGTTTTGGTAAAGCCATTTTCGAGTTAGCCCAGGGGTTTGCCATTCTGCGAACCCAAGCCCTTTTCAACTTTGCCAACCAAGCCGCCCTCTGGGATCGACTGCTGAAGCTGCGGATGTCTTTCTTTCGCCAGTATGCGACTGGGGATTTAATGGATCGAGCGACTGCCTTCGATCAGATGCGACAACTGCTGACTGCGAATGTGATGCGATCGCTCTTTACGGGCGTGTTTTCCTTGCTGAACCTGGGCTTGATGCTATTGTATAGCGTACCCCTCACCCTAGCGGCGGCGGCGATCGCGATCGTCAACGTGATCATCACCCTAATTGTCAGCAACATCACCCGCAAAAAAATGCAACCTCTGCAACAAATTCAAGGAGAAATCTTTGGATTAACCGTGCAACTCATTGGCGGCGTTTCCAAACTCAAAATTGCCGGAGCAGAAAAGCGAGGTTTTGCCTACTGGACAAAAAAATATAGAGAACAACTGATGTTAACCCTGAGTACAGAGGGTGTTGAAGATGCCGTAAACCTCTTTAATACCATCTTACCCACCGTCAGTTCCATTATTATCTTTGCCGTAGCCGTTCAACTAATTAACACCGCTCAAGCCCAAGGACAAGCCGGACTCTCAACCGGAAAATTTCTCGCCTTTAATGCCGCCTTTACCATTTTAATTACCGGTCTCACTAGCCTCAGCGATACCCTAATTCAAGTCCTAGAAGTATCCGTTCTCTGGGAGAGAACCCAACCCATTTTACAAGCCATTCCAGAAGTCGATTTATCCAAAGCCGATCCTGGAAAACTCAACGGCGATGTAAAACTCGACCGCGTGACCTTCCGTTACCGAGAAGATGGCCCCCTCATTCTCAATGAAGTCACCGTCGAAGCCAAAGCTGGAGAATTTATTGCCCTGGTTGGCCCTTCCGGAAGTGGTAAATCAACCACCATTCGTTTACTCCTCGGATTTGAAACTCCAGAAGACGGAACCGTATATTATGACGGTCAAGATTTAAGCGGTTTAGACATCTCCGCCATCCGCCGACAATTGGGAGTCGTTTTGCAAGGCGGACGCATTAATACTGGTTCCATTTTCGAGAATATTTCCAGTGGCGCATTAGTCACCATGGATGAAGTTTGGGAAGCCGCACAAATGGCCGGATTTGCCGAAGATGTGGAAAAAATGCCCATGGGAATGCATACCGTAATTTCTGAAGGTGGGGGTAATCTTTCCGGAGGACAAAGACAACGATTACTGATTGCCCGTTCCTTAGTTTTAAAGCCCAAAATCCTCATTTTTGATGAAGCCACCAGTGCCTTAGATAACCGCACCCAAGCCATTGTCAGCCAAAGTTTAGATAGTCTAGATGTGACTCGAATTGTGATTGCTCACCGTCTGAGTACCATTGTCAATGCCAATCGCATCTACGTGATTGAAGCTGGTATTGTTGTGCAGCAAGGAACCTTTGACGAACTGGCATCACAACCGGGTTTATTTGCCCAATTGATGGCGAGGCAAATGGCGTAGAGAGGCAATAGGCAAGAGGCAATAGGCAAAAGGCAAGAGGCAAGAGGGAATCATAAGGCAAGAGGGAATGATAAGGCAAGAGGCAAAAGGCAAGAGGCAAAAGTTTAAGAGGGAGGAGTGAACTGTGTCAGAGATTAAAGATTTTAAAGATTTAATGATTTGGCAAAAAGGAATGGATATTGCAGAAAAATGTTATTATCTTACCCAAAATTTCCCCAGAGAAGAACGGTATGTTATGGTGGATCAAATTAGAAGAGCTGCTGCATCTATCCCTGCCAATATTGCGGAAGGATATGGAAGACGTTCTAGAGGTGACTATGCAAGATTTCTGAATATTGCACAAGGTTCAATTAATGAACTCCAAACCCATCTTATTCTTTCTGAAAGAGTAGATCTATGTACGAACAAAGATATAGAAACAATCCTGTCATTACTACAAGAAGAAACGCGAATGATTGCAGCACTGATCAAAAAGCTCAATCCCTAACAATCCCTATTCCCAAAAGAAAAGGGTAAAATCAGTTTCTAACTCTTGCCTCTTGCCCTTTACCTCTTGCCTTTTGCCTTTTGCCTTTTGCCTTAAAACTATGCAACAAACCATCGCCCAATTCCCCTATTTTGAAGTCCTCAAATCCCAGGATATTGATTGGATTGTTTCCCAATCGACCTCAGAGGACTGTAAACCAGGAACGGTTCTGATTCAACAAGGATCTCCGGTTGAATCAATTTATCTGTCTCTGTCTGGGACTTTAGCGGTTACGGTCTCTGGAGAAAAACAAGCGGAACAAGAACTCAAGCAAATGCATGGGGGAGAAATGATGGGAGAGATGTCTTTTTTAGATAACCATCCCCCTTCGGCTAATATTAAAGTGGTTGAACCGTCGAAAGTTCTATCAATTTCTAAACAAAAGCTGGCGCGAAAGTTGGACAGTGATGGAGATTTTGCGGCTCGATTTTATCATTTGTTAGCCTTAAAACTCTCCGGTCAGTTGCGGGGACTGTCTAATTTGTTAACTCATACAGAAGCGACAGCAGCGAGTCAACCGTTACGCAAGGTTCTGTTGGTGTTTTCGATTTTAACCGATCGCGACATTTCCTGGGCGATCGCCAATGGTACATCCCAAAAAGTGACCCCCGGAACCACCCTGATTGAACAGGGAAAACCCGTACCGGCGGTGTATATTCTGCTCGAAGGAAATCTCGGCATCTATATTTCCCTCTCCGATAATGGAGGGAACCGCGAGAAACAAGTCGCCAATTCCTTTAAGGGAGAGATCCTGGGGGAAATGTCGTTTGTAGAAACCGGAATGGCTTCAGCAACGGTAAAAGCGGCGGAAAAATCTTGGATACTGGCGATCGATCAAGCCAAACTAGCCGCTAAACTGGAACAGGATCGCGGCTTTGCGGCTCGATTTTATCGGGCGATCGCCATTGTACTCTCGAATAGATGGCGCGATCGCCTCTTCCGTCGAGGCTTTGCTACCCTAGAGAGCGAGCCAAGCGACTTGTTATCCGAAGATATTGAAGCCGAAGATGAACTCGATCTCGATGTCATTGACGGAACAGCGATCGCCGGAACCCGTTTTGATTGGATGATTCGGCAACTGCGCTAACCCAGTAACCATAAATGAGGGGTGCATCTATTACATAGCGCTTCGCGCTAGGCAAAAGGCAAAAGGCAAAAGGCAAAAG
This window of the Roseofilum capinflatum BLCC-M114 genome carries:
- a CDS encoding UPF0489 family protein, giving the protein MIPVFTFEEHNEAFLIWHYAIHKKLIPESDNILFHVDEHSDFNYPSFKKPLDQLNTRDLSEVYQFTYNELNIANFIVPALYQGVFKEEYWLRHPSPKLSTKRRTYKLYFPNPEHDILVAKPLKPEETGLKNVIKLLGDPSCKLAKIQHLTVDDEFPDDQTVVLDIDLDYFSCNEQVFEGEGILEITKEQYESLIQDRYHFLRIFYGSRFSIRVEENRYYIQFHDFPFTDDSFDRQLKVSEDAIVNRIEQLVNFLVSHNVEIQMVCICRSRISGYTPDDQCQFIEKTLLEKLGETYEINAMSIDQVLAEQGLNQSNVVLV
- a CDS encoding 2OG-Fe(II) oxygenase; translation: MIHTVIFEDRKESSILWHYAIHKQLISEDGNILLHINRYINDQPNLAALYGIYPHEISIAHFLVPMIHRGLFKEVYWLYPNQEVPSQSLWVCTYTSQSGEILTYKTFHKEEIDSQTFLQWLIKPKYKLQEFQTLNPKSTILDQPDRQGVVLDIVSDYFSINSSPAHPEDQLQRIDELVDFLKQNSIDPKLICIRRSQISGFRGEEQWPWIQEQLVERLSQIYPLQFLSLDEIWENNQLREEYKQEKKKIVSSMQLSESKRPSGSSSGRSSSASLTEVKLDSGRIRVYDNLIPHDLLTEIYNYYQSGLRWEFKNYGDEDDLFTSFWATEEFPDSIDQLRQLVTEQLDYKPDTPRTIVNGHVFALGDSIHRDSENLENPGQTAVCYINPMWRADWDGETKFYSHRDLSQADLIYSCLPKPGRVIIFDNTIPHRGCAPSRLCNKLRVTVAYQFPPPNAN
- a CDS encoding NHLP bacteriocin export ABC transporter permease/ATPase subunit → MNQNLTTQTLIRGNEPLLLNDPNRVWLIESGSMVVFAVNVVDGVAQGARRYLFSATANETLFGLGDLSNAPYQLLAIAIEETALTSWSLNDFLEPGQGNGHHADFAQMHVEQWRSRLSSPFSHTNIPFTPPTLENLESTAVLSSYLDHLHQDFLHSLDQLEQEELADKLTQFQERQRLNQNTQRSSIGDLVSVLKPKQAEFLQEGTPLLVAAGAVGRSMGLEIRPPAHSENTERTKNPLDAIARASGIRIRRVLLSDRWWEKDCGALLAYTQEDNHPVALLPGKRGGYDLFDPIAEARTPITRALAFQLDPVAYTFYRPFPDKHLNFLELLRFSLRGLGLDVITIVLMGILASLVGMVVPQATGILMDQAIPDANRSLVWQIGLALLAASFGKAIFELAQGFAILRTQALFNFANQAALWDRLLKLRMSFFRQYATGDLMDRATAFDQMRQLLTANVMRSLFTGVFSLLNLGLMLLYSVPLTLAAAAIAIVNVIITLIVSNITRKKMQPLQQIQGEIFGLTVQLIGGVSKLKIAGAEKRGFAYWTKKYREQLMLTLSTEGVEDAVNLFNTILPTVSSIIIFAVAVQLINTAQAQGQAGLSTGKFLAFNAAFTILITGLTSLSDTLIQVLEVSVLWERTQPILQAIPEVDLSKADPGKLNGDVKLDRVTFRYREDGPLILNEVTVEAKAGEFIALVGPSGSGKSTTIRLLLGFETPEDGTVYYDGQDLSGLDISAIRRQLGVVLQGGRINTGSIFENISSGALVTMDEVWEAAQMAGFAEDVEKMPMGMHTVISEGGGNLSGGQRQRLLIARSLVLKPKILIFDEATSALDNRTQAIVSQSLDSLDVTRIVIAHRLSTIVNANRIYVIEAGIVVQQGTFDELASQPGLFAQLMARQMA
- a CDS encoding four helix bundle protein translates to MSEIKDFKDLMIWQKGMDIAEKCYYLTQNFPREERYVMVDQIRRAAASIPANIAEGYGRRSRGDYARFLNIAQGSINELQTHLILSERVDLCTNKDIETILSLLQEETRMIAALIKKLNP
- a CDS encoding cyclic nucleotide-binding domain-containing protein — translated: MQQTIAQFPYFEVLKSQDIDWIVSQSTSEDCKPGTVLIQQGSPVESIYLSLSGTLAVTVSGEKQAEQELKQMHGGEMMGEMSFLDNHPPSANIKVVEPSKVLSISKQKLARKLDSDGDFAARFYHLLALKLSGQLRGLSNLLTHTEATAASQPLRKVLLVFSILTDRDISWAIANGTSQKVTPGTTLIEQGKPVPAVYILLEGNLGIYISLSDNGGNREKQVANSFKGEILGEMSFVETGMASATVKAAEKSWILAIDQAKLAAKLEQDRGFAARFYRAIAIVLSNRWRDRLFRRGFATLESEPSDLLSEDIEAEDELDLDVIDGTAIAGTRFDWMIRQLR